One genomic region from Planctomycetota bacterium encodes:
- a CDS encoding YHYH protein, with protein sequence MNNHRRIAFALATLVIPVISVAHPDHGNDINPTLLASTLEDVPVVSIDVRDGFRYIRSNGIPAHEVGQFPNAANPNAISPQRHMFKMTTDPQPAERRAARRERGGRPSRPVLFGVALNGVPFDPATAEIWRNGTLVRGGPPQPGDERYEAIGPDGGTLGLDANNAHVQPTGTYHYHGLPTGLIEKLGGRGNTMLLIGWAADGYPIYAPWAHEDPDDPRSNLVDMKSSYRLKESPRPEGGPPGDHDGTFTSDFEYVEGSGDLDRFNGRVGVTPEFPDGTFYYVLTEDFPFIPREHYGTPDPSFSKETGGDRMGGPPRRERGNRRPPRGAR encoded by the coding sequence ATGAACAACCATCGACGCATCGCTTTCGCCCTTGCGACATTGGTCATCCCGGTCATAAGTGTCGCTCATCCCGACCACGGGAACGACATAAATCCCACACTCCTTGCATCCACGCTCGAAGACGTTCCGGTTGTCTCGATCGACGTCCGCGACGGCTTTCGATACATCCGGTCCAACGGCATCCCTGCTCATGAGGTCGGTCAGTTCCCCAACGCCGCGAACCCCAACGCTATCTCGCCGCAAAGGCACATGTTCAAGATGACCACCGACCCGCAACCGGCGGAACGGCGCGCGGCGCGACGTGAGCGTGGTGGCCGGCCGTCGCGTCCGGTGCTGTTCGGCGTTGCACTCAACGGCGTGCCGTTCGACCCGGCCACCGCCGAGATCTGGCGTAACGGCACACTGGTGCGCGGCGGCCCGCCCCAACCCGGCGACGAGCGCTACGAAGCCATCGGCCCCGACGGCGGCACGCTCGGACTCGACGCCAACAACGCCCACGTCCAACCCACCGGCACCTACCACTACCACGGACTGCCCACCGGCCTGATCGAGAAGCTTGGCGGACGCGGCAACACCATGCTGCTCATCGGCTGGGCTGCCGACGGCTATCCGATCTACGCCCCCTGGGCACACGAAGACCCGGACGACCCGCGAAGCAACCTCGTCGACATGAAGTCCAGCTACCGGCTCAAGGAAAGTCCGCGCCCCGAAGGCGGACCGCCCGGGGACCATGACGGCACTTTCACCAGCGACTTCGAGTACGTTGAAGGCAGCGGCGACCTTGATCGCTTCAACGGTCGCGTCGGCGTCACGCCCGAGTTCCCCGACGGCACGTTTTACTACGTGCTTACCGAGGACTTCCCGTTCATCCCGCGCGAGCATTACGGCACGCCCGACCCGTCATTCAGCAAGGAAACCGGCGGCGATCGGATGGGCGGCCCGCCCCGTCGTGAACGTGGCAACCGCCGTCCGCCCCGTGGTGCCCGCTGA
- a CDS encoding cbb3-type cytochrome c oxidase N-terminal domain-containing protein, giving the protein MSVATDETKTQETTEHVASPEVAPSLDPGDGGTVPNDPLTGHAYDGITEFDNPMPGWWMAIFIATCIFGIAYGFVSLVMQEKWGTRNSYQVAVAEQMARDFAMMGELPNDNETILMIASTGSLVSRGEAIFAANCISCHGQDGMGGLVGPNLTDGVWKNVEKLEDIYDVIANGRNNNAMPAWQGRLSPNDLVLVSGYAASLKDKNVPGGKAPEGTFRPEW; this is encoded by the coding sequence ATGAGTGTCGCAACCGACGAAACCAAAACGCAAGAGACCACCGAGCACGTCGCTTCCCCCGAAGTCGCGCCGAGTCTCGATCCCGGTGACGGCGGCACCGTCCCCAACGACCCGCTCACCGGCCACGCCTACGACGGCATCACCGAGTTCGACAACCCGATGCCCGGCTGGTGGATGGCGATCTTCATCGCAACCTGCATCTTCGGCATCGCCTACGGCTTCGTGTCGCTGGTCATGCAGGAGAAGTGGGGCACGCGCAACAGCTACCAAGTCGCCGTCGCCGAGCAGATGGCGCGGGATTTCGCGATGATGGGCGAGCTACCCAACGACAACGAGACGATCCTCATGATCGCCAGCACCGGCTCGCTGGTGTCGCGCGGCGAGGCCATCTTCGCTGCCAACTGCATCAGCTGTCACGGCCAGGACGGCATGGGCGGACTCGTCGGACCCAACCTCACCGACGGGGTCTGGAAGAACGTCGAGAAGCTCGAAGACATCTACGACGTGATCGCCAATGGCCGGAACAACAATGCCATGCCCGCGTGGCAGGGCCGACTCTCGCCCAACGACCTGGTGCTCGTCTCCGGTTATGCCGCGAGTCTTAAGGACAAGAACGTCCCCGGCGGCAAAGCGCCCGAAGGCACGTTCCGTCCCGAATGGTGA
- the ccoG gene encoding cytochrome c oxidase accessory protein CcoG produces the protein MILQTLSQLDDETNGTQRRDRCAGCNGGCCSGDARPPASDPTDTATAHDASCGNGPSVGGRAASTATDQSLPPLAPAQRVLATLEADGSRRWMYPKLSKGFWWKQRRVVAYALIAVFVILPWVRIGGQPALLADIPGRKLHLLGMTFLPTDTLLLALLMLGVGIGIFFLTAVFGRVWCGWACPQTVYLEYVFRPIDRLLGGVAGRGGKPKRTGTRALAYPIYFVFCFFIANTFLAYFVGTDRLTQWVVGSPFDHFFGFSVVLFVTGAMMFNFLFFREQLCQIACPYGRFQSVMLDRNSLIVSYDTKRGAPRGKGKEKGECVDCTMCVQVCPMGIDIRDGLQMECTHCTQCIDACNDVMGKLKREPNLIGYATGAKREGEAAGWFKLRPRVILYPAALLIISGLFLLNFGSRQSINLTVLRSLGAPYSVLDDGSIVNTLRVKVVNRTDEPRSYTIAVDDPRLTIQQVEPLTLEAGETRTHGINVVADPSVFTGGQFRAEVTVTDDQGASASRRIRILAPQNTGVSP, from the coding sequence ATGATCCTTCAAACGCTCTCGCAACTCGACGACGAGACGAACGGAACTCAACGGCGTGACCGCTGTGCGGGATGTAACGGTGGCTGTTGCTCCGGCGACGCCCGCCCGCCCGCCAGTGACCCGACCGACACCGCGACCGCTCACGACGCCTCGTGCGGAAACGGTCCCTCGGTCGGGGGTCGCGCCGCTAGCACTGCGACTGATCAGTCGCTGCCACCACTCGCACCGGCACAGCGCGTACTGGCCACCCTCGAAGCCGACGGCTCACGCCGATGGATGTACCCGAAGCTCTCCAAGGGCTTCTGGTGGAAGCAACGCCGCGTCGTCGCTTACGCGCTGATCGCGGTCTTCGTCATCCTCCCGTGGGTCCGCATCGGCGGACAGCCGGCGTTGCTGGCCGACATCCCAGGCCGCAAGCTCCACTTGCTGGGCATGACGTTCCTGCCGACCGACACGCTGCTGCTCGCGCTGCTCATGCTCGGCGTGGGGATCGGTATCTTCTTTCTCACCGCGGTGTTCGGCCGCGTCTGGTGCGGGTGGGCGTGTCCGCAGACCGTCTACCTCGAGTACGTCTTCCGGCCGATCGACCGTTTGCTCGGCGGCGTCGCTGGCCGTGGCGGCAAGCCCAAGCGCACCGGCACCCGTGCCTTGGCTTATCCCATCTACTTCGTCTTCTGCTTCTTCATTGCCAACACGTTCCTCGCCTACTTCGTCGGTACCGACCGGCTTACGCAGTGGGTCGTCGGCTCGCCGTTCGATCACTTCTTCGGCTTTTCCGTCGTGCTCTTCGTCACCGGCGCGATGATGTTCAACTTCCTGTTTTTCCGCGAACAGCTCTGCCAAATCGCCTGTCCCTACGGGCGCTTCCAGTCGGTCATGCTCGACCGCAACTCGCTGATCGTCAGCTATGACACCAAGCGCGGCGCGCCGCGCGGGAAGGGGAAAGAGAAAGGCGAATGCGTCGATTGCACGATGTGCGTGCAGGTCTGCCCGATGGGCATCGACATCCGTGACGGGTTGCAGATGGAATGCACGCACTGCACGCAATGCATCGACGCATGCAACGACGTGATGGGCAAGCTCAAGCGCGAGCCGAACCTCATCGGTTACGCCACCGGTGCCAAGCGTGAAGGTGAAGCCGCCGGTTGGTTCAAGCTCCGCCCGCGGGTGATTCTGTATCCCGCCGCGTTGCTGATCATCTCCGGCCTGTTCCTGCTCAACTTCGGCTCCCGCCAGTCGATCAACCTCACGGTCCTGCGCTCACTGGGCGCACCGTACAGCGTGCTTGATGACGGCTCGATCGTGAACACGTTGCGGGTCAAGGTCGTCAACCGCACCGACGAGCCGCGCAGTTACACGATCGCCGTCGACGATCCGCGCCTGACCATCCAGCAGGTCGAGCCACTGACGCTCGAAGCCGGCGAGACGCGAACTCACGGGATCAACGTCGTGGCCGACCCGTCGGTCTTCACCGGCGGCCAGTTCCGTGCCGAGGTGACCGTCACCGACGACCAAGGCGCCTCCGCGTCCCGCCGCATTCGCATCCTCGCCCCGCAGAACACGGGAGTTTCACCATGA
- a CDS encoding sulfite exporter TauE/SafE family protein, with the protein MTGLIVSVFVASVVGGLHCAGMCGGLMAFAIAPHPGGPTEGNLAHRHGPGKVTLQAAYHGGRLIGYLTLSVAAGAVGSLLDLGGTLVGLSRVALIVAAAAMILFGIGILIHSQTSIRCGSRLGERLAPFAAKMQGKALRLPPLRRASLIGLSTPLLPCGWLYAFVVTAAGTGSVLGAMVVMAAFWAGTLPALVGLGVGLQTLLGATGKRLPTVTALLLIAVGIWTLVGRSGLDAQAIAAGVTPTEATSEIVVPDADDVPLCCATEASE; encoded by the coding sequence GTGACCGGCCTGATCGTCAGCGTCTTCGTCGCGTCCGTCGTCGGCGGGCTGCACTGCGCGGGCATGTGCGGCGGGCTCATGGCCTTCGCGATCGCGCCGCACCCCGGCGGCCCGACCGAGGGCAACCTCGCCCATCGTCACGGCCCGGGCAAGGTCACGCTCCAGGCCGCGTATCACGGCGGACGCCTGATCGGCTACCTCACACTCAGCGTCGCCGCCGGCGCGGTCGGCTCGCTGCTCGATCTGGGCGGTACGCTCGTTGGTCTCTCGCGCGTGGCACTGATCGTCGCTGCCGCCGCGATGATCCTCTTCGGCATTGGCATCCTCATTCATTCGCAGACCTCGATCCGCTGCGGCAGCAGGCTCGGTGAAAGGCTCGCACCGTTCGCCGCGAAGATGCAGGGCAAAGCCTTGCGTCTGCCGCCGCTGCGGCGCGCTTCGCTCATCGGGCTGTCGACGCCGTTGCTGCCGTGCGGCTGGTTGTACGCGTTCGTCGTCACCGCCGCGGGCACCGGCAGCGTGTTGGGCGCGATGGTCGTGATGGCCGCGTTCTGGGCCGGGACGCTGCCGGCGTTGGTCGGGCTCGGCGTCGGGTTGCAGACGTTGCTCGGCGCGACGGGCAAACGCCTGCCGACGGTCACCGCGCTGCTGCTCATCGCCGTGGGCATCTGGACATTGGTGGGGCGGTCGGGCCTCGACGCGCAAGCGATCGCGGCCGGCGTCACGCCGACCGAAGCCACCTCCGAGATCGTCGTCCCCGACGCCGATGACGTGCCACTCTGTTGTGCGACGGAGGCAAGCGAATGA
- the ccoN gene encoding cytochrome-c oxidase, cbb3-type subunit I, with amino-acid sequence MTTIPGARGLSSLPQRLREMFRGDGGPSVLTRVATASKPILWPKSNVPQLQRGPDGLDRFSYDDQVVRMFVLAMYVWGMVAFAGGLFVALLLVLPTLAETFLANGWERTGGFINWLLGIPYFTFGRIRPLHTNAAIFAFAGNAVFACVYYSTQRLCKARMWSDTLSRLNFWGWQLIIVLAAITLPLGITQGKEYAELEWPIDILIAVVWLGFFGGNFFMTLIKRRERHLYVALWFYIATIVTVTVLHVFNNLVVPTGLFKSYPIYAGVQDAMMQWWYGHNAVAFFLTTPFLGLMYYFMPKAAERPVFSYRLSIIHFWSLVFIYIWAGPHHLHYTSVPEWASSLGMVFSVMLWMPSWGGGINGLLTLRGAWHKVTTDPVLKFFVVGVTFYMMSTFEGPLLSVKAVNALSHYTDWTIAHVHAGALGWNGFLAFGMMYWLLPRLFQTPGNKLFSVKLANLHFWLGTAGILLYVIPIYVAGLTQGLMWQALNANGNLVYPDFVETVQTIIPHYWLRAGGGVLYLTGAAIGGYNFYKTWKMRPEKYDEPIIAAAPLKDDYTADEVAPPLPKGTMTPSGKRIYRWASMWWHRKWERLPVKFTVLVVVAIGSASLLELVPSFVIRSNVPTLPQVEPYTALELHGRDVYLQEGCYNCHSQMIRPLIAETKRYGEYSKAGEHVYDHPFQWGSRRIGPDLAREGGKQSSLWHALHFENPQQVTPGSLMPPYKHLLTSEIDFDSISLRMRAMRLVGVPYTDEQIADSEQHAIDQAAAIAAEIQAQGGPAGLEDKDVTALIAYLQRLGTDINRTPDSPSAFDSIVNPTTADVTEEVARD; translated from the coding sequence ATGACAACCATTCCGGGAGCCCGCGGGCTCAGTTCACTTCCCCAGCGCCTGCGCGAGATGTTCCGCGGCGATGGCGGGCCGTCGGTGCTCACCCGAGTCGCGACGGCGTCCAAGCCGATCCTCTGGCCCAAGTCCAACGTCCCGCAACTCCAACGCGGCCCCGACGGACTCGACCGCTTTTCCTACGACGACCAGGTCGTCCGAATGTTCGTCCTGGCGATGTACGTGTGGGGGATGGTCGCGTTTGCCGGCGGGTTGTTCGTCGCGCTGTTGTTGGTGCTGCCGACCCTTGCCGAGACGTTCCTGGCCAACGGCTGGGAACGTACCGGCGGTTTCATCAACTGGCTGCTGGGCATCCCGTACTTCACGTTCGGCCGGATTCGTCCGCTGCACACCAACGCCGCGATCTTCGCCTTCGCCGGCAACGCGGTGTTCGCCTGCGTCTACTACTCGACGCAGCGGTTGTGCAAAGCCCGGATGTGGTCCGACACACTCAGCCGGCTGAACTTCTGGGGCTGGCAGCTGATCATCGTTCTTGCGGCGATCACATTGCCGCTGGGCATCACGCAGGGCAAGGAGTACGCCGAGCTCGAATGGCCGATCGACATCCTGATCGCGGTCGTGTGGCTCGGGTTCTTCGGCGGCAACTTCTTCATGACGCTGATCAAACGGCGTGAACGTCACCTGTACGTCGCGCTGTGGTTCTACATCGCGACCATCGTCACCGTCACGGTGCTGCACGTCTTCAACAACCTGGTCGTCCCGACTGGCTTGTTCAAGAGCTACCCGATCTACGCGGGGGTTCAGGACGCGATGATGCAGTGGTGGTACGGGCACAACGCGGTGGCGTTCTTCCTGACCACGCCGTTCCTCGGGCTGATGTACTACTTCATGCCCAAAGCGGCCGAGCGGCCGGTGTTCAGCTACCGGCTTTCGATCATCCACTTCTGGTCGCTGGTGTTCATTTACATCTGGGCCGGCCCGCACCACCTGCACTACACGTCCGTCCCCGAATGGGCCAGCAGCTTGGGCATGGTCTTCTCCGTCATGCTGTGGATGCCGTCCTGGGGGGGCGGCATCAACGGTCTTCTCACGCTCCGCGGTGCCTGGCACAAGGTCACGACCGACCCGGTGCTCAAGTTCTTCGTCGTGGGCGTGACGTTCTACATGATGAGCACCTTCGAGGGCCCGCTGCTCTCGGTGAAAGCCGTCAACGCACTTTCGCACTACACCGACTGGACCATCGCCCACGTCCATGCCGGGGCGTTGGGTTGGAACGGGTTCCTCGCGTTCGGGATGATGTACTGGCTGCTGCCGCGCCTGTTCCAGACGCCGGGCAACAAGCTCTTCTCGGTCAAGCTCGCGAACCTGCACTTCTGGCTCGGCACCGCCGGTATTCTGTTGTACGTCATCCCGATCTACGTCGCGGGCCTCACGCAGGGCCTGATGTGGCAGGCACTCAATGCCAACGGCAACCTGGTTTACCCGGACTTCGTCGAAACCGTGCAGACGATCATCCCGCACTACTGGCTGCGTGCCGGCGGCGGGGTGCTGTACCTGACTGGTGCGGCGATCGGCGGGTACAACTTCTACAAGACGTGGAAGATGCGGCCCGAGAAGTACGACGAGCCGATCATCGCCGCCGCGCCGCTCAAGGACGACTACACCGCCGACGAGGTCGCGCCGCCGCTGCCCAAGGGCACGATGACGCCCAGCGGCAAGCGCATCTACCGCTGGGCATCGATGTGGTGGCACCGCAAGTGGGAACGGCTGCCGGTGAAGTTCACGGTGCTCGTCGTTGTCGCGATCGGCAGCGCGTCGCTACTGGAACTGGTGCCGAGCTTCGTGATTCGTTCCAACGTGCCGACACTCCCGCAGGTCGAGCCATACACGGCCTTGGAGCTGCACGGCCGGGACGTCTACCTGCAGGAGGGCTGCTACAACTGTCACTCGCAGATGATCCGCCCGCTCATCGCCGAGACCAAGCGTTACGGCGAGTACTCCAAGGCCGGCGAACATGTCTACGACCACCCGTTCCAGTGGGGCAGCCGGCGCATCGGCCCGGACCTGGCCCGCGAAGGCGGCAAGCAGTCGAGCCTCTGGCACGCCTTGCACTTCGAGAACCCGCAGCAGGTCACGCCCGGCAGCCTCATGCCGCCTTACAAGCACCTGCTCACCAGCGAGATCGACTTCGACTCGATCTCCCTGCGGATGCGGGCGATGCGGCTGGTCGGTGTTCCGTACACCGATGAACAGATCGCCGACAGCGAGCAGCACGCGATCGACCAGGCGGCAGCGATCGCCGCGGAGATCCAAGCCCAGGGCGGCCCGGCCGGCCTCGAGGACAAGGACGTGACCGCGCTCATCGCTTACCTCCAACGCCTGGGCACCGACATCAACCGCACGCCGGACTCACCTTCGGCGTTCGACTCGATCGTCAACCCGACTACCGCGGATGTGACCGAGGAGGTGGCCCGTGATTAA